Proteins encoded together in one Camelina sativa cultivar DH55 chromosome 9, Cs, whole genome shotgun sequence window:
- the LOC104713634 gene encoding uncharacterized protein LOC104713634 translates to MAELLQHFSHECPLTSPKIVADGVCSICYKDELVEFACSPCDFNLCKACSHLPPKVSHDFHPDHPLEFCLRLFDQKPGHILCSGCGNMSSGSFYKCEECEIYLDMGCAQSENIFRGWDEDKELLHYSHCHLLKRCKPGPDASGSCLLCELTLSPSAICYGCVHCYSFVHEHCIDFPREIVHPVHPAHPLKRLDYTRTSYCKICTEIIASVPFGCQECDFNVHLRCLDSFLRGLMHKSHPHKLIYRTKSHISFTRNYQCDICNRCNVISLDSFYCWIECGMDFHFECLEIPEFVVEKSHHIHPLVCKLLPHENDFLEYCGVCETMVSAGHHAYSCEECDFLGHIECILRKEAPSPLYLKDLYCKSKDNTSSIHQGDHDTIDLKQKLMVNSMKGHIHVMRLVDFSELGESANCEICNTKILGSPCKCETCSFQAHHFCAELGRPLQHRVHKHPLTLLPKAPAGAGVTMNCNICTKGIQGFNLFCRLCNFVIHTNCIFRGKHLFTELQRGQKIIGSWEGTKCIQQKHYLDQIMVSKSYPMPCAICEDKVCGKDKTMQMASLDLSTFDERLIIQNSLVSCTKCEDVYHPLCVEVERQKRFYPPIHPDHDLRVSFVSGSKCRVCKLNIKKYGYSCSTCEISFHIKCIKAVRSSANSKPKPHSHYFYHFWIDESTITRNCRVCAKPCGVSFYGCISCDFNVHAECIGFPSNVKNQKHQHTLMVEQHRRFGGLRACVLCGESIGTRRVSGSKYCNVHYSCNHCTDVFHLKCIMSSTDDREAATEEDQLRDIYLMYLERHLLEVLENEGSHYW, encoded by the exons ATGGCAGAGCTCCTCCAGCATTTCTCCCATGAATGCCCGTTGACTTCTCCAAAGATCGTCGCAGACGGGGTTTGCAGCATTTGCTACAAAGATGAACTTGTCGAGTTCGCATGTAGCCCTTGCGATTTCAATCTTTGTAAAGCTTGCTCTCATCTGCCGCCAAAGGTATCACACGATTTCCATCCGGATCATCCTCTAGAGTTTTGCCTACGTCTGTTCGATCAGAAACCTGGACACATCCTCTGTTCCGGGTGTGGCAACATGTCTTCTGGTTCTTTTTACAAGTGTGAAGAGTGTGAGATCTACTTGGACATGGGGTGTGCGCAGAGTGAGAACATCTTCAGAGGATGGGATGAAGACAAAGAGCTGCTCCATTACAGCCATTGTCACTTGCTTAAGAGGTGTAAACCGGGACCAGACGCTAGCGGTTCTTGCCTTCTCTGTGAGCTTACCCTCTCTCCCTCTGCAATATGTTATGGTTGCGTTCATTGTTACTCATTCGTTCACGAACACTGTATTGATTTTCCGAGAGAGATTGTACATCCTGTGCATCCCGCACACCCTCTCAAACGTCTTGATTACACACGAACTAGTTACTGTAAAATATGCACGGAGATTATTGCCAGTGTCCCGTTTGGTTGCCAAGAATGTGATTTTAACGTTCATTTGAGGTGTTTAGATTCCTTTTTGCGAGGTCTTATGCACAAGTCTCATCCCCACAAGTTGATTTATAGAACTAAATCTCACATAAGTTTCACACGAAACTATCAATGTGATATATGTAATAGATGTAATGTGATATCTCTTGACTCTTTTTATTGCTGGATAGAATGTGGTATGGATTTCCATTTCGAGTGTCTTGAGATACCTGAGTTTGTGGTCGAGAAGTCCCATCACATTCATCCACTTGTGTGCAAATTGCTCCCAcatgaaaatgattttttggaGTATTGTGGCGTTTGCGAGACAATGGTATCCGCAGGACATCATGCTTATTCTTGTGAAGAATGTGATTTTCTAGGCCACATTGAATGCATTTTACGCAAG GAAGCACCTTCCCCATTATACTTGAAAGATCTTTACTGCAAGAGTAAAGACAACACGAGTTCAATTCATCAAGGGGACCATGATACCATtgacttgaaacaaaaacttatg GTTAATAGTATGAAGGGGCATATACATGTGATGAGATTGGTTGATTTCAGTGAACTTGGTGAAAGTGCAAACTGCGAAATATGCAATACGAAAATACTTGGTAGCCCATGTAAATGCGAGACATGCAGCTTCCAGGCTCATCATTTCTGCGCAGAGCTAGGGAGACCATTACAACATCGAGTTCATAAGCACCCTTTGACACTCTTGCCAAAGGCCCCTGCAGGTGCAGGTGTTACTATGAATTGTAACATTTGCACAAAAGGAATACAAGGGTTCAATCTCTTTTGTCGCCTATGCAATTTTGTCATCCATACCAACTGCATATTTAGAGGTAAACATTTATTTACAGAGTTACAAAGGGGGCAAAAAATCATAGGAAGCTGGGAAGGGACTAAATGCATTCAGCAAAAGCATTATTTGGATCAAATTATGGTTTCAAAGTCATATCCGATGCCTTGTGCTATCTGTGAAGATAAGGTGTGTGGGAAAGACAAGACCATGCAAATGGCGTCGCTTGATCTTTCAACATTTGACGAGCGTCTCATCATTCAAAACTCACTTGTTTCATGTACCAAGTGTGAAGATGTATACCATCCTCTGTGTGTTGAAGTTGAAAGGCAAAAAAGATTCTATCCTCCAATACACCCTGATCACGACCTTCGAGTTTCATTTGTTAGTGGTTCCAAGTGCAGAGTCTGCAAGCTGAATATTAAAAAGTATGGCTATAGTTGTTCCACCTGCGAAATCAGTTTCCATATTAAATGCATCAAAGCGGTGAGATCCTCAGCAAATAGCAAGCCTAAGCCTCACAGTCACTATTTCTATCACTTTTGGATTGATGAATCGACGATCACTCGAAACTGCCGTGTGTGCGCTAAACCTTGTGGTGTGTCGTTCTACGGATGTATTAGTTGTGACTTCAACGTCCATGCAGAGTGTATTGGGTTTCCATCAAATGTGAAGAATCAAAAACATCAGCATACTCTCATGGTAGAACAGCATCGTCGTTTCGGGGGGCTGCGTGCCTGCGTTCTCTGTGGAGAAAGTATTGGGACTAGGAGAGTATCAGGAAGTAAATACTGCAATGTGCATTATTCATGCAATCACTGTACGGACGTGTTTCACCTCAAATGCATAATGTCTTCTACg GATGACCGTGAAGCTGCAACAGAAGAAGATCAACTTAGAGACATCTATCTTATGTACCTTGAGCGTCATCTCTTGGAGGTGTTAGAAA ATGAAGGAAGCCATTATTGGTAA
- the LOC104713633 gene encoding uncharacterized protein LOC104713633 produces the protein MAISLKAASLPGTRESSPFLNRFVPRRVVLFSPVNFFRKSHHRFLDDTQFCRRRVGFRTRTIVRSVLETEKSTKTDKSEPPVKLIALVGKGAVSPLNSTSWEEVMLHTARRLKWVDEGYEMLVFDDEILSSNDQRALTLKQELNQTDILVLVAVTNSESVNWVKENSKNINNMICFESSSDLVNRLGGTDIGNVTNNKDKESTEVVKTVGDAWERRNSDDIRFCVLVIINAYIRPVPVLQNLRSKGFSTLTCMVKNCGPQILNCLLDPNCRKALQCLNQCSPVDQVCSYRCIASYESPYFEAFSLCVLQKHNCLELDAKIPDKPYVPPMTSFRGKELCHDTAEDLFVGWLGELDWSWRVVAGQNPAYDQFPCQYQLFYRGKGKSSFWYEPVFQVRTLEEKLVWRRRRYSVKRGKVPATFRFSVLDNGVVSNEFWTIVDVCDDLSWGLFHYNGAARVAGQSYTGAVLVTPDGSYPAEKEKERLQAALEKCGIKEWELFAVDNCSCENAPLGIPQGSRLHSNISIIKVPDSQEKLN, from the exons ATGGCGATTTCTCTCAAAGCAGCTTCTCTTCCCGGGACGAGAGAGTCTTCTCCTTTCCTCAATCGATTCGTCCCTCGTCGAGTAGTGTTGTTCTCCCCTGTTAATTTCTTCCGGAAGTCTCATCATCGTTTCTTAGATGATACACAGTTTTGTAGACGGAGAGTGGGTTTTCGCACGAGAACCATTGTTCGCTCGGTTTTGGAGACGGAGAAGAGTACGAAGACAGATAAGTCTGAGCCTCCGGTGAAATTGATTGCTCTCGTCGGTAAAGGAGCAGTGAGCCCACTCAATTCCACCTCTTGGGAAGAAGTTATGCTCCACACT GCAAGAAGACTGAAATGGGTTGATGAAGGTTATGAAATGCTTGTCTTTGATGATGAAATTTTAAGTTCAAATGATCAGAGAGCTTTGACTCTGAAACAGGAATTGAATCAGACTGATATCTTGGTTTTAGTTGCTGTTACTAACTCAGAATCTGTGAATTGGGTTAAGGAAAACAGcaaaaacatcaacaacatGATTTGCTTTGAGTCTTCTTCAGATTTGGTTAACAGGCTTGGAGGGACTGATATTGGAAACGTTACTAATAATAAAGATAAAGAATCAACAGAGGTAGTGAAGACAGTGGGAGATGCTTGGGAACGTCGTAACTCAGATGATATAAGATTCTGTGTGCTTGTCATCATCAACGCTTACATAAGACCAGTTCCCGTGTTGCAAAACTTGAGGTCTAAAGGGTTCTCGACGCTTACTTGTATGGTTAAAAACTGTGGACCTCAGATTTTGAACTGTCTTTTGGATCCTAATTGTCGGAAAGCTCTTCAGTGTTTGAACCAATGTAGTCCTGTGGATCAGGTGTGTAGCTACAGATGTATTGCTTCTTACGAGAGTCCATACTTTGAAGCTTTCTCTCTTTGTGTGCTACAGAAACACAATTGTCTCGAATTGGATGCAAAGATCCCTGATAAGCCTTATGTGCCTCCCATGACGAGTTTCCGAGGGAAGGAGTTGTGTCATGACACAGCGGAAGACTTGTTTGTTGGATGGTTAGGGGAACTGGATTGGAGCTGGCGTGTCGTGGCTGGACAAAACCCGGCTTATGATCAGTTTCCATGTCAGTACCAGCTTTTTTACAGAGGGAAAGGGAAGTCATCGTTTTGGTATGAGCCCGTGTTTCAGGTGAGGACGCTTGAAGAGAAGCTAGTgtggagaaggaggagatactCGGTGAAGAGAGGAAAGGTCCCTGCAACATTTCGTTTCAGTGTTTTGGACAATGGTGTGGTGTCAAATGAGTTTTGGACTATAGTAGATGTGTGTGATGATCTAAGTTGGGGGCTGTTCCATTACAACGGAGCAGCTCGTGTAGCGGGACAGTCTTACACAGGGGCTGTGCTCGTGACACCGGATGGTTCGTACCcggcagagaaagaaaaagagagattgcAGGCAGCGTTAGAGAAATGTGGGATTAAGGAGTGGGAACTCTTTGCGGTTGATAACTGTTCTTGTGAAAATGCGCCATTGGGGATTCCACAAGGTTCTAGACTACATTCAAATATCAGCATCATCAAGGTACCAGACTCGcaagaaaaattaaactaa